The Bacteroidales bacterium WCE2004 nucleotide sequence CCGTCCAGATGCCCACCATCGAGACGGACCCGTCCTACGACCCGTTCAGCGCCGGCGCGTTCCCGGCGGCGGACAGCGCTCCGGCGCCCGCCGCGGCCGCAGCGGCCGCAGCGCCGGGCGGCTACGACTACAGCCGCCACATCGACCGCCACGAGGACTACGGCCGCCTCTTCGAGGAGAAGACGCTCCCGCAGGGGCGCACACTCGTCCTCCAGGGCAAATACATCCTCACGCCGGCCGCTTCCGGCCTGATGATCGTCAACATCGCCCGCGCCCGGGAGCGCATCCTCTACGAGCAGGCGCTTCACGCCCTGGGCCAGGAAGCGCACGTCACGCAGACCGCCCTCTTCCCGGTGCAGGTCGAGGTGGGCGCGCAGCAGCGGCTCCTCTTCGAGGACAACGCCGCGCTCCTCGCGCGCCTCGGATTCGACATCGCGCCGTTCGGCACGGACACCGTGGTGGTGAACGGCGTGCCGGAAGGCTACAGCTGCGAGCCGGGCAAGGTCCTGCAGCTTGTCAGCGACCTTGTGTACATTTTGTCAGAGGAGCGCGAAGCCCTGCCGGAGCTGATGCAGCAGCGTCTGGCCGAGAAATTCGCCACCCTGGGCGCCTCGCACGCCGACCCGCCCGCCTCCCCGACGGAGGCGCAGCAGCTGATTGACACGCTTTTTGCAAGCGACAATGCCGAACTTACGCCGGGCGGACGCCGCATCGTCAGCATCGTCCCCCTGGCAGATATCGACAAAAAATTCTGAAATGGCTTATTACTCATACGACAACGGCCGCCGGGGAGGATTCCTCTCGTCGCTGCCGCCCGTGACCAAGAACCTGATCATCATCAACGTGGTCGTGTTCGTGGGTTACCTCCTCAATAAGGGACTCTTCCTCGAGAAGTTCGCCCTGTTTTACCCGACATCGCCCTACTTCCACTGGTGGCAGGTCCTCACGCACATGTTCATGCACGGCGGAGTCTTCCACATTTTCTTCAATATGTACACGCTGTTCATCTTCGGCAGCGTAGTGGAGCGAATCATCGGGAGCAAGAAGTTCCTGCTCTTCTACTTCATCTGCGGGCTGGGCGCCGTGGCGCTCCACCTGGGGGTGCAATACCTGCAGATGCAGTCGTACATGCAGGGTGCAGCCCTGGGAAACCTCGTCGCCATCCAGCACATCCAGGAGATCAAGATGACCCCGACCGTGGGCGCCTCCGGCGCCATCTACGGCGTGCTGATGGGCTTCGCGATGCTCTTCCCGGAGTCCCGGATCACGCTGATCTTCCCGCCCGTCACGCTCAGCGCCAAGTGGATGGTGATCGTGTTCGTCGCCGTCGAACTGCTGACCGGCATCACCGGCACGGCCTCCGGCATTGCGCATTTCGCCCACCTGGGCGGCATGCTCATCGGCTGGCTGATGATCCTCCAGTGGCGCAAGCGCGGCATTCTGTTTGACCAAAACCGACTCTGATATGGACAGTACTCCCATCATCCAGGAAGCCGTGAAGGTGCTCCGCGAAGGCGGGGTGATCCTCTACCCCACCGACACCGTGTGGGGCATCGGCTGCGATGCGACCAACGAGAAGGCGGTCGCGCGCGTTTTCGAAATCAAGCGCCGCTCCGAGGCCAAATCGCTGGTCCTGCTGGCCTGCGACCTCGACATGGTGGCGAAGCACGTCAAGGAGATCCCCTCGATCGCCATCGACCTGGTGGAGGTCAACGACGCGCCGATGACCATCATTTATCCCGGCGCGCAGTACCTCGCCCCCAACGCGGTGGCCGAGGACGGCTCGGTGGGCATCCGCATCCCGCTCGCGGAG carries:
- a CDS encoding Membrane associated serine protease, rhomboid family; protein product: MAYYSYDNGRRGGFLSSLPPVTKNLIIINVVVFVGYLLNKGLFLEKFALFYPTSPYFHWWQVLTHMFMHGGVFHIFFNMYTLFIFGSVVERIIGSKKFLLFYFICGLGAVALHLGVQYLQMQSYMQGAALGNLVAIQHIQEIKMTPTVGASGAIYGVLMGFAMLFPESRITLIFPPVTLSAKWMVIVFVAVELLTGITGTASGIAHFAHLGGMLIGWLMILQWRKRGILFDQNRL
- a CDS encoding L-threonylcarbamoyladenylate synthase, whose amino-acid sequence is MDSTPIIQEAVKVLREGGVILYPTDTVWGIGCDATNEKAVARVFEIKRRSEAKSLVLLACDLDMVAKHVKEIPSIAIDLVEVNDAPMTIIYPGAQYLAPNAVAEDGSVGIRIPLAEDNPAGAFCKELVYRLRRPLVSTSANISGEPTPTSFAEISEEIKGAVDYVVPKPFGAGATGRSSQIIKLGLGGEVEILRP